A single Pseudomonadota bacterium DNA region contains:
- a CDS encoding topoisomerase DNA-binding C4 zinc finger domain-containing protein: MGRPFVVVDSAEKGRALQACMGGEVDLLQLSAVPLSASCREKKDKLKKEPPAFDFNPLPAGKDFLSALESAFDREIWIAFDNSLEGEYLAWMLNGYIVAGSSGGCVPRHIRVVGLTPEEVAESIHSSEPFQEKMASGYFVRGLFDGCFRKHLQRLIGTGFGPGGLSLNLASLTTVFFLADREMEIKTFAPALKWEVHLDLTGSGNEFRGRLCQAPGESGDGYFLEPEKVKKAVESFKDGPIVADEIIEEEMEISPPGPCSLTALIEEAYVVHHIQPTRVIESLRVLQHGVEISGRWIGLVSVAGPLPESTRERFVARIRGRISEEFGRELLEEGRKAAQDENCLYPLRPEVTEKELEGIIENDTLLIYGILRRRGLASQMIPAKVKKISVTFRAEGECYIGAECRVAVNEGFMSCYRGISERSVVADHPLLALEEEQSVAVSRIVPEKSPGFPPEYYTLESLYAELADFSITAESSAAILEGLITGDYIDFDGDGAIHCRENLVTLNSVIARAFPSMIGLNLSAYIEQTIGEVLSGRKPLDFALQQFDQTLFMQGKVIVKVRVVDQLKSRGSSSKVIKSTPGQVAAETTNEMAVPEISGEALPVDFENEVPEERFEDENLPGGESVADHSEWTERPVAASRSEQDEIDSVDAPDLGIAAEQLLDEDRDFTPDDSETEWPDEVKELFADEEQGSKQPSLAEQPRGRSVEDATEQESRVCPVCSSSMILKEDRFGRFWSCSGFPSCRHSESFEKSVGADLDCPLCATGKIVSKITPTGKPFYVCPEADCEFMAWSRPHRQSCASCGSPFLVEKKVAGGGIILRCPRAGCGYSTSAAGEGVSGGGSGLPGNKRKVRVRRVSKGVAPAGGGAKRKVRIIRRKS; this comes from the coding sequence ATGGGCAGACCGTTCGTCGTGGTTGATTCAGCGGAAAAGGGCAGGGCTTTGCAGGCGTGCATGGGGGGGGAGGTCGACCTCCTGCAATTATCCGCCGTCCCGCTCTCTGCTTCATGCAGGGAAAAGAAAGACAAACTGAAAAAGGAACCCCCGGCCTTTGATTTTAATCCACTCCCCGCCGGGAAGGATTTTCTTTCCGCCCTTGAATCAGCTTTTGACCGCGAGATCTGGATCGCTTTCGACAACTCCCTGGAAGGGGAATATCTGGCCTGGATGTTGAATGGGTACATTGTTGCCGGATCGAGTGGAGGGTGCGTGCCCAGGCATATTCGGGTTGTCGGGTTGACTCCGGAAGAAGTTGCAGAATCAATCCATTCTTCCGAGCCCTTTCAGGAGAAAATGGCTTCGGGGTATTTTGTCCGGGGCCTTTTTGACGGGTGCTTCCGGAAACATCTGCAGAGGCTTATTGGCACGGGTTTCGGACCGGGCGGACTGTCGCTCAATCTGGCGAGTCTGACCACCGTCTTTTTTCTTGCCGACCGGGAGATGGAGATCAAGACCTTCGCTCCGGCCCTGAAATGGGAAGTTCATCTGGATTTAACCGGATCCGGCAACGAATTCAGGGGGCGTCTGTGCCAGGCGCCCGGGGAGAGTGGTGACGGCTATTTTCTTGAGCCCGAGAAAGTAAAAAAGGCGGTCGAGAGCTTTAAAGACGGTCCGATAGTTGCCGATGAAATTATTGAAGAAGAGATGGAGATCAGTCCTCCGGGACCATGCAGTTTGACGGCATTAATTGAAGAGGCGTATGTTGTTCACCATATTCAGCCGACCCGGGTGATTGAATCTCTGAGAGTACTGCAGCATGGGGTTGAGATATCCGGCAGATGGATCGGCCTGGTGTCAGTTGCCGGTCCATTGCCGGAAAGCACCCGGGAGAGATTTGTCGCAAGAATCAGAGGCCGGATCAGCGAAGAATTCGGTCGTGAACTGCTGGAGGAGGGTCGGAAAGCGGCCCAGGATGAGAATTGCCTGTACCCTTTGAGACCGGAGGTAACGGAAAAAGAGTTGGAGGGGATTATTGAAAATGACACCTTGCTGATTTACGGGATTCTCAGAAGGAGGGGGCTTGCCAGCCAGATGATTCCGGCGAAGGTGAAAAAAATCTCCGTGACGTTCAGGGCAGAAGGTGAGTGTTATATCGGTGCCGAGTGCAGGGTTGCTGTGAATGAAGGATTTATGTCCTGTTACCGGGGGATCAGTGAGCGGTCGGTTGTGGCCGATCATCCGCTCCTGGCTCTTGAGGAAGAACAGTCTGTTGCAGTGAGCAGAATTGTCCCTGAAAAGTCCCCCGGATTTCCGCCGGAATATTACACCCTTGAAAGTCTTTACGCGGAGCTGGCCGATTTTTCAATTACTGCAGAAAGTTCTGCCGCTATTCTGGAAGGACTTATTACCGGTGACTATATTGACTTCGATGGAGATGGTGCAATCCATTGCCGGGAAAATCTAGTCACCCTGAACTCGGTCATTGCCAGGGCCTTTCCGTCAATGATCGGTCTCAATCTTTCCGCGTACATAGAGCAGACCATTGGTGAAGTTCTGAGCGGCAGAAAGCCCCTTGATTTTGCGCTGCAGCAGTTTGATCAGACCCTTTTCATGCAGGGAAAGGTGATCGTTAAAGTAAGGGTTGTGGATCAGCTCAAATCCCGGGGGAGTTCGTCAAAGGTCATAAAATCGACTCCCGGTCAGGTGGCGGCGGAAACCACCAATGAAATGGCTGTTCCGGAGATTTCCGGAGAAGCGCTTCCGGTGGATTTTGAGAATGAAGTCCCGGAAGAAAGGTTTGAGGATGAAAATCTTCCGGGCGGAGAGAGTGTCGCCGATCACAGTGAGTGGACCGAAAGGCCGGTTGCAGCATCCCGGTCTGAACAGGATGAGATTGACAGTGTTGACGCACCTGACTTGGGGATTGCTGCGGAGCAATTATTGGACGAAGACCGGGATTTTACTCCGGATGATTCTGAAACCGAATGGCCCGATGAAGTAAAAGAGTTGTTCGCGGATGAAGAACAGGGAAGCAAGCAACCGTCCCTGGCGGAGCAGCCACGAGGAAGGTCCGTTGAGGACGCCACCGAACAGGAGTCAAGGGTGTGTCCGGTGTGTTCCAGCTCAATGATATTGAAGGAAGACCGATTCGGCCGGTTCTGGAGCTGCTCCGGCTTTCCTTCCTGCCGCCATTCTGAAAGTTTTGAAAAAAGTGTCGGGGCCGATCTTGATTGCCCGCTATGCGCCACCGGAAAGATTGTCAGCAAGATCACCCCCACCGGAAAACCATTTTATGTCTGCCCCGAGGCGGACTGTGAATTCATGGCCTGGTCCAGACCGCACCGGCAATCATGTGCCTCCTGCGGCTCACCGTTTCTAGTCGAAAAGAAGGTTGCTGGAGGTGGCATCATTCTCAGGTGCCCCAGGGCGGGTTGCGGGTATTCGACCTCGGCTGCAGGAGAAGGTGTCTCGGGAGGGGGAAGTGGTCTTCCCGGGAACAAGAGAAAAGTTCGGGTCCGGCGGGTAAGCAAAGGTGTTGCCCCGGCTGGCGGCGGAGCAAAACGTAAGGTGAGGATCATCAGGAGAAAAAGTTGA